One genomic segment of Pseudoalteromonas sp. GCY includes these proteins:
- a CDS encoding co-chaperone GroES, giving the protein MNIRPLHDRVIVKRLEEETKSAGGIVLTGSAAEKSSRGEVVAVGNGRVLDNGETKALQVKAGDTVLFGSYIEKTEKIEGQEYLIMREDNILGIVE; this is encoded by the coding sequence ATGAACATTCGTCCTTTACATGATCGCGTCATTGTTAAGCGTCTTGAAGAAGAAACAAAGTCAGCTGGCGGCATTGTGTTAACTGGTTCTGCAGCTGAAAAGTCTTCACGTGGTGAAGTGGTTGCAGTAGGCAACGGCCGCGTGTTGGACAATGGTGAAACTAAAGCACTACAAGTAAAAGCGGGCGACACAGTGTTGTTCGGCTCTTACATCGAAAAAACTGAAAAGATCGAAGGTCAAGAGTATCTGATCATGCGCGAAGATAACATCTTAGGCATCGTAGAATAA